The nucleotide window ACTATGGCAGAATCTTATTTTCTGATATAATAGAATCATTATGAAAAACCCAAAATTTGTTCTAGTTTCATTATTATTCGTTCCATTTTTGGCTTTTGCACAAGGAACACCTGTTCAACTTCCTTCAGCGGGAATTACACCTGAAAGTTCGTTCTATTTCCTTGACCGTCTGGGTGAAAATCTACGACAATTCTTTACCTTTAATCCCGAAGCAAAAGCCAAGCTTCAAATTGAATTTGCAGGAGAGCG belongs to Patescibacteria group bacterium and includes:
- a CDS encoding DUF5667 domain-containing protein translates to MKNPKFVLVSLLFVPFLAFAQGTPVQLPSAGITPESSFYFLDRLGENLRQFFTFNPEAKAKLQIEFAGER